The proteins below come from a single Streptomyces tubercidicus genomic window:
- a CDS encoding relaxase/mobilization nuclease domain-containing protein, translating into MIAAIKVPGANTRGLLAYLYGRGSHDEHFDPHIVAGFAMLGMPDPGRDETATLTELARHLDEPVRLRNSEFGKPVTDHVWHCPVRAAPEDRYLSDTEWSEIAQRVVAAAGIAPAGDDLACRWIAVRHADDHIHILATTVREDGRRPKLHDSGMRVADACREIEKDYGLRRLKKGDRTGTRRPTQAEMHKAQRLGWEQTSKEWLQDRIRAAIPHATSAEELLAYLEAEGIRVKAKRGPSGDLLGYAVGRPGDLNKDDEQIFHPGGKIAPDLSLPKIKARLESSQPEEHPTARRAQPSTPWHRATDALDSLHTDLADDARAQAHITALGELIEATAQKAPADLRAELQAAAKAFARAQRSQIRAEDRAAHTLRNAARDIAHTATGPDGSALAALVAALVWAAIVAGRWHEAKGHAHQADAARQALQHLRTAADRALTPELTDLVQRQPKEETRRTLASDVRAAIPDHAARILTDTGWPALATVLADAQARGHKPHQLLKEAAAQRELATARQPARVLITRIQHTGRNPIPNRRAVAARLRTTTAAPHSPIGPDFAQPKAATTAPAVKQRRPRR; encoded by the coding sequence ATGATCGCCGCCATCAAGGTGCCCGGCGCCAACACCCGCGGCCTGCTGGCCTACCTCTACGGCCGGGGATCCCACGACGAACATTTCGATCCGCACATCGTGGCCGGCTTCGCGATGCTCGGCATGCCCGACCCCGGCCGCGACGAGACGGCCACCCTCACCGAACTCGCCCGCCACCTCGACGAGCCCGTCCGCCTGCGCAACAGCGAGTTCGGCAAGCCCGTCACCGACCACGTCTGGCACTGCCCCGTCCGCGCCGCACCCGAAGACCGCTACCTCTCCGATACCGAATGGAGCGAGATCGCCCAGCGCGTCGTCGCCGCGGCCGGCATCGCCCCTGCCGGTGATGACCTGGCCTGCCGTTGGATCGCCGTACGTCACGCCGACGACCACATCCACATCCTCGCCACCACCGTCCGCGAAGACGGCCGACGCCCCAAACTCCACGACAGCGGCATGCGCGTCGCCGACGCATGCCGCGAGATCGAGAAGGACTACGGTCTGCGCCGGCTGAAGAAGGGCGATCGCACCGGCACCCGACGTCCCACCCAGGCCGAGATGCACAAGGCCCAGCGCCTCGGCTGGGAACAGACCAGCAAGGAGTGGCTCCAGGACCGCATCCGCGCCGCTATCCCCCACGCCACAAGCGCCGAGGAACTCCTCGCTTACCTCGAAGCCGAGGGCATCCGAGTCAAGGCCAAGCGGGGACCGTCCGGCGACCTCCTCGGCTACGCCGTCGGACGCCCCGGCGATCTCAACAAGGACGACGAACAGATCTTCCACCCCGGCGGAAAGATCGCCCCCGACCTCTCCCTTCCCAAGATCAAGGCCCGCCTCGAATCCAGCCAGCCCGAGGAGCACCCCACCGCCCGCCGCGCCCAGCCCAGCACCCCCTGGCACCGCGCAACTGACGCCCTCGACAGTCTCCACACCGACCTCGCCGACGACGCACGAGCCCAGGCACACATCACCGCCCTCGGTGAACTGATCGAAGCCACCGCCCAGAAGGCACCTGCCGACCTGCGCGCTGAACTCCAAGCGGCCGCGAAGGCGTTCGCACGCGCCCAGCGCTCCCAGATCCGGGCAGAAGACCGAGCCGCCCACACTCTGCGCAACGCGGCACGCGACATCGCCCACACCGCCACCGGCCCCGACGGCAGCGCCCTCGCCGCCCTGGTCGCAGCCCTCGTCTGGGCCGCAATCGTCGCGGGACGCTGGCATGAGGCCAAGGGCCACGCCCACCAAGCCGACGCCGCCCGCCAAGCCCTCCAGCACCTTCGGACCGCCGCCGACCGCGCTCTCACCCCGGAACTCACAGACCTCGTGCAACGCCAGCCGAAGGAGGAGACCCGCCGCACCCTGGCCAGCGACGTACGAGCCGCCATCCCCGACCACGCCGCGCGGATCCTCACCGACACCGGCTGGCCGGCCCTCGCCACCGTCCTCGCCGACGCCCAAGCCCGCGGTCACAAACCCCACCAACTCCTCAAGGAAGCAGCCGCCCAGCGCGAACTGGCCACCGCTCGCCAACCCGCCCGAGTCCTGATCACTCGCATCCAGCACACGGGGCGCAATCCCATCCCCAACCGTCGCGCCGTAGCAGCCCGCCTCCGCACCACCACCGCAGCCCCGCACTCGCCCATCGGGCCTGACTTCGCCCAGCCAAAGGCCGCAACTACAGCACCAGCCGTGAAGCAGCGCCGCCCGCGTCGCTAG
- a CDS encoding WXG100 family type VII secretion target, with amino-acid sequence MAGDGFDVDTDQLKSAAPTFHRESVALERATAKLRHALDGLGEPWGGDEQGKKFEHVYAPHRAQIAKAAGALAKGLSSITKAMNDMAANHEDADHSAKSGFEGGK; translated from the coding sequence ATGGCTGGCGACGGCTTCGACGTAGACACCGACCAACTCAAGTCCGCCGCTCCAACGTTCCACCGGGAGTCTGTTGCCCTGGAACGGGCGACGGCCAAGCTTCGCCATGCGCTCGACGGGCTGGGGGAGCCCTGGGGTGGTGACGAGCAGGGCAAGAAGTTCGAGCACGTCTACGCCCCGCATCGGGCGCAGATCGCGAAGGCAGCCGGGGCCCTGGCCAAGGGCCTGTCCAGCATCACCAAGGCCATGAACGACATGGCCGCCAACCACGAAGACGCTGACCACTCGGCCAAGTCCGGCTTTGAGGGTGGTAAGTGA
- a CDS encoding DNA/RNA non-specific endonuclease, producing MGAADKAKEVVQDLTGMWWPEGDEDELREAARAWRTFADDVEDCTAACHKKAQDVIDNNKGKSIEAFGEFWRKYHGGGKGYLDDVATAARDMAKALDKYADQVAEAKKKIEHELEIAGAVLVAGAALAVFTGGISGAAAAGASEAIVAAASTAGIAVSATVTEIAGTVLATAAIGGIEAITVDVVVAQGGRNLLGDQKGINLAEIKDAGVSGVLLGGALGGAGRAAKAVGDAGGFKNAFGKMKLDGLGNFKNPLRDFEISLPNLGGPRFAMAGEGPVGPTGQPLMRSAERGGGGGRAPQKPIPPYAKPLDSMGRATGVETRITQDMLDTGTKASRRMQPPGWGGEPAGHTRGHLLARSLGGDGRSEANIVIMHKTANNEVMEKLEEQIYETVKQRGSVEYSAAPAYRNPGDIIPAGVHVRAIGPGLHIDQTIINK from the coding sequence ATGGGCGCTGCCGACAAGGCCAAGGAGGTCGTCCAGGACCTGACCGGCATGTGGTGGCCGGAGGGCGACGAGGACGAACTCCGGGAGGCCGCCCGGGCTTGGCGCACCTTCGCCGACGACGTCGAGGACTGTACGGCCGCCTGCCACAAGAAGGCCCAGGACGTCATCGATAACAACAAGGGCAAGTCGATCGAGGCGTTCGGGGAGTTCTGGCGCAAGTACCACGGCGGCGGCAAGGGCTACCTCGACGACGTGGCCACCGCCGCCCGCGACATGGCCAAGGCCCTCGACAAATACGCCGACCAGGTAGCCGAGGCCAAAAAGAAGATCGAGCACGAGCTGGAGATCGCCGGCGCGGTCCTGGTCGCGGGAGCCGCGCTGGCCGTCTTCACAGGCGGCATCAGCGGAGCCGCGGCGGCCGGTGCCAGCGAGGCGATCGTCGCCGCAGCCAGTACGGCGGGCATCGCCGTCTCCGCCACCGTCACCGAGATCGCCGGAACGGTCCTCGCCACCGCCGCCATCGGCGGCATCGAAGCCATCACCGTCGACGTGGTCGTCGCCCAGGGCGGCCGCAACCTCCTCGGCGACCAGAAAGGCATCAACCTGGCTGAGATCAAGGACGCCGGAGTCAGCGGGGTCTTGCTGGGGGGCGCCCTGGGCGGCGCAGGCCGCGCGGCGAAGGCTGTCGGCGACGCCGGTGGCTTCAAGAACGCCTTCGGCAAGATGAAGCTGGATGGCTTGGGCAACTTCAAGAACCCGCTGCGCGACTTCGAGATATCGCTGCCCAACTTGGGGGGCCCGCGCTTTGCGATGGCCGGCGAGGGGCCTGTCGGTCCGACCGGCCAGCCGCTGATGCGCAGCGCCGAGCGCGGTGGAGGGGGAGGCCGGGCACCTCAAAAGCCAATTCCGCCGTATGCCAAGCCGCTGGACAGCATGGGCCGAGCCACCGGCGTCGAAACGAGGATCACGCAAGACATGCTCGACACCGGCACCAAGGCATCCCGGCGGATGCAGCCCCCGGGCTGGGGAGGCGAACCGGCTGGTCACACGCGTGGACACCTCCTGGCCCGATCACTCGGGGGAGACGGCCGCTCTGAGGCCAACATCGTGATCATGCACAAGACGGCGAACAACGAGGTGATGGAAAAGCTCGAAGAGCAAATCTATGAAACCGTGAAGCAGCGCGGGAGCGTGGAGTATTCAGCGGCACCTGCCTACCGAAATCCAGGCGACATAATTCCTGCGGGCGTGCACGTCAGGGCCATTGGTCCTGGCCTGCACATCGACCAGACCATCATCAACAAGTAG
- a CDS encoding SMI1/KNR4 family protein has product MTDLELLASFRATGEAGPVINDWKAAEEALSTAFPPAFKSFLEAFGGAKFDDFLRVYRAGAENEYADLVANTVTARHTMEVTRDTIRELLAERGVKPSQLICWGGTDNADMCFLIPHEDPEQWAVLTIIGRGREYDLYEGPVESYLLRILRGDIVSEVFPDDFPDEEPGYERNPWI; this is encoded by the coding sequence ATGACTGATCTCGAACTCTTGGCATCGTTTCGCGCAACTGGTGAAGCGGGACCGGTCATCAATGACTGGAAGGCCGCTGAGGAGGCCCTGAGCACAGCCTTTCCGCCTGCGTTCAAATCGTTTCTCGAAGCATTTGGCGGCGCGAAGTTCGATGACTTTCTGCGTGTGTATCGGGCAGGTGCCGAGAACGAGTACGCCGACCTGGTGGCGAACACGGTCACGGCGCGGCACACCATGGAGGTGACGCGGGACACGATCCGGGAACTGCTGGCAGAGCGGGGTGTGAAACCCTCGCAGCTGATCTGCTGGGGCGGCACGGACAACGCGGACATGTGCTTCCTGATCCCGCACGAGGACCCCGAGCAGTGGGCCGTCCTCACCATCATCGGCCGTGGCAGGGAGTACGACCTGTACGAAGGTCCGGTGGAGAGCTATCTGCTGCGGATCCTCCGGGGTGACATCGTGAGCGAGGTCTTCCCGGACGACTTCCCCGATGAGGAACCGGGCTACGAGCGCAACCCGTGGATCTAG
- a CDS encoding DUF3631 domain-containing protein → MQPENPESYSAPARAGWPATAIPGQPGAHMRAVQADSAEADPSGGAVERSVDEADAASELEDLPDAEPTAGSNLLDELRSQVAQIVIPPSSEALDAITLWVAATHLQPAWQHAPRLAVVGPAKRCGKSRLLDVLTETVHEPMLTINTTPAAIFRSISEEEPPTLLVDEADTIFGPKVAEKNEETRGLLNAGHQRGRYVTRVVGNDHTPHKFATFAMAAIAGIGDLPDTVMDRSVVIRMRRRAEGEKVRPFRSRRDIPALHEIRDRIHAWARPLLEEAANLEPDMPVEDRAADTWEPLVIVADLAGGRWPRLARVACVRMVNAEVAAEEDHPSGARILADIRRVFFAQREVDSLSTGDLLHHLRQDAEAPWAERGRDGLTARELSRMLRDFDIRPGNVRMADGRQLKGYMRNKFLDAWRRYCPTVHPVDAGPTPSSG, encoded by the coding sequence GTGCAACCCGAGAACCCCGAGTCCTATTCCGCCCCCGCCCGAGCGGGCTGGCCCGCCACGGCCATCCCCGGCCAGCCCGGCGCCCATATGCGCGCAGTGCAGGCCGACAGCGCCGAGGCAGACCCGAGCGGGGGTGCGGTCGAACGCAGCGTAGACGAGGCGGATGCCGCGAGCGAGCTGGAGGATCTACCCGACGCGGAGCCGACAGCTGGTTCGAATCTGCTGGACGAACTGCGCTCCCAGGTAGCCCAGATCGTGATCCCGCCCTCGTCGGAGGCGCTGGACGCGATCACTCTGTGGGTGGCGGCGACGCATCTCCAGCCCGCGTGGCAGCACGCCCCGCGCCTGGCGGTGGTGGGCCCGGCGAAGCGCTGCGGCAAGTCGCGGCTGCTGGACGTGCTGACCGAGACGGTCCACGAGCCGATGCTGACCATCAACACCACACCGGCGGCCATCTTCCGCTCGATCAGCGAGGAGGAGCCGCCGACGCTGCTGGTGGACGAGGCCGACACCATCTTCGGCCCGAAGGTGGCGGAGAAGAACGAGGAGACGCGTGGCCTGCTCAACGCCGGTCATCAGCGCGGCCGGTACGTCACCCGAGTCGTCGGCAACGACCACACCCCGCACAAGTTCGCCACCTTCGCCATGGCGGCCATCGCGGGAATCGGTGACCTGCCTGACACGGTCATGGACCGTTCAGTGGTGATCCGCATGCGGCGCCGGGCCGAGGGCGAGAAGGTCCGGCCCTTCCGCTCCCGCCGCGACATCCCCGCCCTGCACGAGATACGCGACCGCATCCACGCGTGGGCCAGGCCGCTGCTGGAGGAGGCCGCGAACCTGGAGCCGGACATGCCGGTCGAAGACCGCGCCGCAGACACGTGGGAGCCCCTGGTGATCGTCGCCGATCTGGCAGGCGGTCGCTGGCCCCGGCTGGCGCGGGTCGCCTGCGTGCGGATGGTCAATGCCGAAGTGGCGGCCGAGGAGGACCACCCCAGTGGTGCACGAATCCTCGCCGACATCCGCCGGGTCTTCTTCGCCCAGCGTGAGGTGGACAGCCTGTCCACAGGGGACCTCCTCCACCACCTGCGCCAAGACGCCGAAGCCCCGTGGGCGGAGCGGGGACGTGACGGCCTAACGGCCCGAGAGCTCAGCAGGATGCTGCGCGACTTCGACATTCGGCCCGGCAACGTGCGCATGGCCGACGGAAGGCAGCTCAAGGGCTACATGCGCAACAAGTTCCTCGACGCGTGGCGGCGCTACTGCCCCACCGTGCACCCGGTCGACGCCGGTCCCACGCCCAGCTCGGGCTGA
- a CDS encoding DUF2637 domain-containing protein, translating into MTKQTAEQYALVAAGTVIVALTAGGFWLSYAHLAEVAGQHGLKSSPVRQWAWPATLDAFIVAGELLMLRAGLRRLTDGWAIALTATGSIGSIALNVAGVSGAGGPGAKPLLDYVVAAVPPTAALLAFGVLMRQIHQLVDRPIGRMGPALDEGPESATNAAVRATEPPVGSSARSSEPQLRESDSKPRGGRPAGATVDELVEIGRIAAAEQGKATRDIVQKAIRAKGLTVSGERLTEVMEVLRRELEAASGTGPDRD; encoded by the coding sequence ATGACCAAACAGACCGCCGAGCAGTATGCGCTCGTCGCGGCGGGAACCGTCATCGTCGCCCTGACTGCCGGTGGGTTCTGGCTCTCCTACGCGCACCTTGCCGAGGTCGCTGGGCAGCACGGGCTCAAGAGTTCCCCCGTACGCCAATGGGCCTGGCCCGCGACGTTGGATGCGTTCATCGTCGCGGGGGAGTTGCTGATGCTCCGCGCGGGCCTGCGGCGGCTCACCGATGGGTGGGCCATCGCCCTCACGGCCACCGGATCGATCGGTTCCATCGCGCTGAACGTAGCCGGGGTCAGCGGGGCCGGCGGGCCCGGAGCGAAGCCCCTGCTCGACTATGTGGTCGCTGCCGTACCCCCGACCGCCGCGCTGCTGGCCTTCGGCGTCCTGATGCGGCAGATCCACCAGCTGGTCGACCGGCCGATCGGCCGAATGGGACCGGCGTTGGATGAGGGGCCGGAGTCAGCGACCAATGCTGCTGTCCGTGCCACTGAGCCACCGGTTGGCAGTTCCGCCCGGTCGTCGGAACCTCAGCTCCGGGAATCGGACAGCAAGCCACGTGGGGGCCGCCCAGCTGGGGCCACGGTCGACGAACTCGTGGAGATCGGTCGGATCGCCGCTGCAGAGCAGGGCAAAGCCACCCGAGACATTGTCCAAAAGGCCATACGGGCCAAGGGACTGACGGTCAGCGGGGAACGGCTGACCGAGGTGATGGAAGTCCTTAGACGCGAGCTCGAAGCCGCTTCCGGCACCGGTCCCGATAGGGACTGA
- a CDS encoding alpha/beta hydrolase — MATSRLFRTSAAAFAATALLISGCSSGSSSPDSAASPSGRTEAGVQRPAEAASLAPLPAATPSGLRPYYDQKLSWHPCGVAGFECATMKAPLDYAKPSADTDLKLAVARKKATGPGRRIGSLQVNPGGPGASAIDYLQQYAPQPAAIRARYDMVAMDPRGVARSAPVECLSNKQMDRYTQTDVTPDSPAEVNKLTSAYRSFAKGCASRAGKLLGHVSTIEAARDMDVLRAVLGDKKAYYVGASYGTFLGATYAGLYPSRVGRMVLDGALNPALDSRTVNLNQAAGFDTAFRAFAADCIKHKDCPLGTKSVDDAGRQLAALFKKLDAHPVATGEQRKLTESLATTGVFAAMYDQRAWPVLREYIAQAKSGNGRGLLSLSDSYYEREPNGTYANQMYANPAVNCLDLATAFTSPDQVRAALPSFRKASPVFGVNFAWSALNCAYWPVKPTGTAHRIEAKGAAPILVVGTTRDPATPYVWAKALAAQLSSATLLTYEGDGHTAYGRGSKCIDNAVNAYLLNGTVPPKGKHCK, encoded by the coding sequence ATGGCCACCAGCCGCCTGTTCCGCACCTCTGCCGCCGCCTTCGCGGCCACCGCTCTGCTGATCTCCGGCTGCTCCTCGGGGAGTTCGTCCCCCGACAGTGCGGCGTCCCCGAGTGGCCGAACGGAGGCCGGTGTCCAGCGCCCCGCCGAGGCCGCCTCCCTCGCGCCCCTCCCGGCCGCCACCCCGTCCGGCCTCCGCCCGTATTACGACCAGAAGCTGAGCTGGCATCCCTGCGGGGTGGCGGGCTTCGAGTGCGCCACGATGAAGGCGCCCCTGGACTACGCCAAGCCCAGCGCGGACACCGATCTCAAGCTCGCGGTGGCCCGCAAGAAGGCCACCGGCCCCGGCCGCCGCATCGGCTCCCTCCAGGTCAATCCGGGCGGCCCCGGCGCTTCGGCGATCGACTACCTCCAGCAGTACGCGCCCCAGCCCGCCGCGATCCGCGCCCGGTACGACATGGTGGCGATGGACCCCCGCGGCGTGGCCCGCAGCGCACCGGTCGAGTGCCTGTCCAACAAGCAGATGGACCGCTACACCCAGACCGATGTGACCCCGGACTCACCTGCCGAGGTCAACAAGCTCACCAGCGCCTACCGCAGCTTCGCCAAGGGCTGCGCCTCCCGCGCCGGCAAGCTGCTCGGCCACGTCTCTACCATCGAGGCCGCCCGCGACATGGACGTGCTGCGCGCCGTCCTGGGCGACAAGAAGGCCTACTACGTGGGCGCCTCCTACGGCACCTTCCTCGGCGCGACCTACGCCGGCCTCTACCCCTCCCGCGTCGGCCGTATGGTCCTGGACGGCGCCCTGAACCCGGCGCTCGACTCCCGCACCGTCAACCTCAACCAGGCCGCCGGCTTCGACACCGCCTTCAGGGCGTTCGCCGCGGACTGCATCAAGCACAAGGACTGCCCGCTCGGCACCAAGAGCGTCGACGACGCCGGCCGCCAGCTCGCCGCCCTCTTCAAGAAGCTGGACGCCCACCCGGTGGCCACCGGCGAGCAGCGAAAGCTCACGGAATCCCTCGCGACCACGGGCGTCTTCGCCGCCATGTACGACCAGCGCGCCTGGCCCGTCCTGCGCGAGTACATCGCCCAGGCCAAGTCCGGCAACGGCCGCGGCCTGCTCTCCCTCTCCGACAGCTACTACGAGCGCGAGCCGAACGGCACCTACGCCAACCAGATGTACGCCAACCCCGCCGTCAACTGCCTCGACCTCGCCACCGCCTTCACCAGCCCCGACCAGGTCCGCGCCGCCCTGCCCAGCTTCCGCAAGGCATCCCCGGTCTTCGGCGTCAACTTCGCCTGGTCCGCCCTGAACTGCGCGTACTGGCCGGTCAAGCCCACCGGCACGGCCCACCGCATCGAGGCCAAGGGCGCCGCCCCGATCCTCGTCGTCGGCACCACCCGCGACCCGGCCACCCCCTACGTCTGGGCCAAGGCCCTCGCCGCCCAGCTCTCCAGCGCCACCCTCCTCACCTACGAGGGCGACGGCCACACCGCCTACGGCCGCGGCAGCAAGTGCATCGACAACGCGGTCAACGCCTACCTCCTCAACGGCACCGTCCCCCCAAAGGGCAAGCACTGCAAGTGA
- a CDS encoding helix-turn-helix domain-containing protein: MTQRRSDHGYEKADDEDDVLEWVDQVMATVAGEVRRRRKELGWSAQDLADKCEEIGHPIPRNVIANMESGRRSNLPLVDVMVLAQALNTPPICLIYPVGYVDDVQRLPLQDSTSPLDALRWFTGEETDLGADDDMLRYFRAHHAAQERLRSARRDEEHARYHAQTAPNADRKAEALRSQARAAETADNAENRLRRVRAFIEEEGVTPPLLWPDLAAAIDSPGSDPDTTEENDL; this comes from the coding sequence ATGACACAACGCCGTAGCGACCATGGATACGAGAAGGCCGACGACGAGGACGACGTCCTTGAGTGGGTGGACCAGGTCATGGCCACCGTGGCCGGCGAGGTCCGCAGACGACGGAAGGAACTGGGTTGGAGCGCACAGGACTTGGCCGACAAGTGCGAGGAGATCGGCCACCCGATCCCCCGCAACGTGATCGCCAATATGGAGTCCGGACGCCGCTCCAACCTGCCCCTGGTCGACGTCATGGTCCTGGCCCAGGCTCTGAACACCCCACCCATCTGCCTCATCTACCCCGTCGGCTACGTCGACGACGTCCAGCGGCTCCCGCTCCAGGACTCCACCTCCCCACTGGACGCACTGCGGTGGTTCACCGGGGAGGAGACCGATCTCGGCGCGGACGACGACATGCTCCGCTACTTCCGGGCCCACCACGCAGCCCAGGAGCGACTGCGAAGCGCGCGCCGTGACGAGGAGCACGCGCGCTACCACGCCCAGACCGCCCCGAACGCCGACCGCAAGGCCGAGGCCCTCCGCTCCCAGGCCCGTGCCGCCGAGACGGCCGATAACGCCGAAAACCGCCTGCGCAGAGTTCGCGCCTTCATCGAGGAAGAGGGCGTCACGCCTCCACTCCTGTGGCCCGACCTTGCCGCCGCAATCGATTCACCCGGGAGCGATCCCGACACCACCGAGGAGAATGATCTTTGA
- the mobC gene encoding plasmid mobilization relaxosome protein MobC, producing MAETAQRQGTPGQGVGAEGGPDPDTLHAIQRETLRPARAAESATGEPSVKNAQPTIRRFSGNKRTVRVGPLRFTDDEHACLQETAAEHGYKGESGFAADVVLAFIAGRFTANLPLSEDRRRTHMFRAQVLRQLNRIGVNVNQVARALNSDFTPPDIRERLDELHHLLELIAEALRQPADTVEDLAA from the coding sequence GTGGCGGAGACGGCCCAGCGCCAGGGGACGCCGGGCCAAGGGGTCGGGGCCGAGGGTGGCCCCGACCCGGACACGCTCCACGCCATCCAACGCGAGACCCTCCGCCCCGCCCGTGCCGCCGAGAGCGCCACCGGCGAGCCCTCCGTGAAGAACGCCCAGCCCACGATCCGTCGCTTCAGCGGCAACAAGCGCACCGTCCGCGTCGGCCCGCTGCGGTTCACCGACGACGAGCACGCCTGCCTTCAGGAGACTGCCGCCGAGCACGGCTACAAGGGGGAATCCGGCTTCGCCGCCGACGTCGTCCTGGCCTTCATCGCCGGCCGGTTCACTGCCAACCTGCCCCTGTCCGAGGACCGCCGCCGCACGCACATGTTCCGCGCCCAGGTCCTGCGTCAGCTCAACCGCATCGGCGTCAACGTCAACCAGGTCGCCCGCGCCCTCAACAGCGACTTCACCCCACCCGACATCCGCGAGCGCCTCGACGAACTCCACCACCTGCTGGAACTGATCGCCGAGGCCCTGCGCCAGCCCGCCGACACGGTGGAGGATCTCGCCGCATGA
- a CDS encoding tyrosine-type recombinase/integrase — protein MKGSTYRRCSCRDPKTGKELGSSCPKRNSRNHCTYSIRQELSPREDGSRRSFARGGYSSLKSAQADLDHVRALLGLAESDDPEGTELIAEMLAEVSRERSPLPDVEETRRRLNAGQDLIGSLTVSEWLDRWLAGKRIRKSGLNRYETDIRVHLKPRIGNRRLDRLRVSHLSEMFTDIRDANARILEDNAQRRAAIDELATVPWKGVENRARRKAMKAAIDEMPCFRRITGPATRQHVKATLRAALNDAIGQQIITFNPAAYVEIDPARKPKALVWTDERVAKWEQTGEKPSPVMVWTPQQTGAFLDFVAEDRLYAMWHLIAFRGLRRGEACGQPWSETNLDTHSLTVSSQLVQDGWEIEASGPKTDSGYRVVALDDDTIDVLKRHRERQEADRAEWGSAWVETGHVFTQEDGSWLHPGKVTDLFERLVAASGLPPIRLHDLRHGAATLMLAADIDIKIVSDTLGHSDTRITRDIYQSVLPQVGKSAAEATAKLVPLQRKTEAEKAARKAAKKEKAKKAAAKNAGKGKGGKPKNKAKAQPKADKKAKLRKPKK, from the coding sequence TTGAAGGGCTCCACCTATCGCCGCTGCTCCTGCCGCGACCCGAAGACCGGCAAGGAACTCGGCAGCTCCTGCCCCAAGCGCAACAGCAGGAACCACTGCACCTACTCCATACGCCAGGAGCTCTCACCCCGTGAGGACGGCAGCCGACGCTCGTTCGCCCGTGGCGGGTACAGCAGCCTCAAGTCGGCCCAGGCCGACCTCGACCACGTCCGCGCTCTCCTCGGGCTGGCCGAGTCGGACGACCCCGAGGGCACAGAACTCATCGCCGAGATGCTGGCGGAGGTCAGCCGCGAGCGGTCGCCTCTGCCTGACGTCGAGGAGACGAGGCGGCGCCTGAACGCCGGCCAGGACCTCATCGGCAGCCTGACAGTGAGCGAATGGCTCGACCGGTGGCTGGCCGGTAAGCGCATACGCAAGTCCGGCCTCAACCGCTACGAGACCGACATCCGCGTGCACTTGAAGCCGCGCATCGGAAACCGGCGGCTGGACCGGCTGCGCGTCAGCCACCTCAGCGAGATGTTCACGGACATCCGCGACGCCAACGCCCGGATCCTGGAGGACAACGCCCAGCGGCGAGCCGCGATCGACGAGCTGGCGACCGTACCGTGGAAGGGCGTGGAGAACCGTGCTCGTCGCAAGGCGATGAAGGCCGCAATCGACGAGATGCCGTGCTTCCGTCGCATCACCGGCCCCGCCACGCGTCAGCACGTCAAGGCCACTCTTCGCGCGGCCCTGAACGACGCGATCGGGCAGCAGATCATCACGTTCAACCCGGCCGCCTACGTCGAGATCGACCCCGCACGCAAGCCCAAGGCGCTCGTGTGGACGGACGAGCGGGTTGCCAAGTGGGAGCAGACGGGCGAGAAGCCGTCGCCGGTGATGGTCTGGACGCCCCAGCAGACCGGCGCCTTCCTCGACTTCGTCGCCGAGGACCGCCTGTACGCGATGTGGCACCTGATCGCCTTCCGCGGCCTGCGCCGTGGCGAGGCATGCGGGCAACCATGGTCGGAGACGAACCTCGACACCCACTCCCTCACCGTCTCCTCCCAACTCGTGCAGGACGGATGGGAGATCGAGGCATCCGGTCCCAAGACGGACAGCGGCTATCGCGTGGTCGCACTCGACGACGACACCATCGATGTCCTCAAGCGACACCGCGAGCGGCAGGAAGCGGACCGCGCGGAGTGGGGCTCAGCCTGGGTCGAGACGGGCCACGTCTTCACTCAGGAAGACGGCTCCTGGCTCCACCCGGGCAAGGTGACCGACCTCTTCGAGCGCCTCGTCGCCGCCTCCGGCCTCCCGCCGATCCGGCTGCACGACCTGCGCCACGGCGCAGCAACGCTCATGCTGGCCGCCGACATCGACATCAAGATCGTGTCGGACACCCTCGGGCACAGTGACACCCGCATCACGCGGGACATCTACCAGAGCGTCCTGCCCCAGGTCGGCAAGAGCGCCGCCGAGGCGACGGCGAAGCTGGTCCCGCTTCAGCGCAAGACCGAGGCGGAGAAGGCGGCCCGCAAGGCCGCGAAGAAGGAGAAGGCCAAGAAGGCCGCGGCGAAGAACGCCGGCAAGGGCAAGGGCGGCAAACCGAAGAACAAGGCGAAAGCCCAGCCCAAGGCCGACAAGAAAGCCAAGCTTCGGAAGCCCAAGAAGTAG